From Aquipuribacter sp. SD81, a single genomic window includes:
- a CDS encoding peptidase S51 produces MLVQLIGGGWRDDARDAVWGPFLEAGGRRPTVACVVLDEGDGPAQFARWETVLRATGACEPVPVLVPEGGRLDVAALADADALLVCGGLTPAYAAALAPAAAGVRDWLADHDRPYAGFSAGAAVAADRALVGGWREGGVPVCPEDASEDLDHVSVVDGLGLVPFGIDVHAGAWGTLGRAVAAVTAGHLDRVLAVDEDTAVTVVDGTATVVGRGAVWWVTRRPGRDGSDASGGTDRHDVGVVRLVTGERVPLDLS; encoded by the coding sequence GTGCTCGTGCAGCTGATCGGCGGCGGGTGGCGCGACGACGCACGCGACGCGGTCTGGGGCCCGTTCCTCGAGGCGGGGGGCCGGCGGCCGACCGTCGCGTGCGTCGTGCTCGACGAAGGGGACGGCCCCGCGCAGTTCGCCCGCTGGGAGACGGTCCTGCGCGCCACCGGCGCCTGCGAGCCGGTGCCCGTGCTCGTGCCCGAGGGCGGCCGGCTCGACGTCGCCGCGCTCGCCGACGCCGACGCGCTGCTGGTGTGCGGTGGCCTCACGCCCGCCTACGCCGCCGCGCTGGCGCCCGCCGCTGCGGGCGTCCGCGACTGGCTCGCGGACCACGACCGGCCGTACGCGGGCTTCTCCGCCGGTGCCGCCGTCGCCGCCGACCGCGCCCTCGTCGGCGGCTGGCGGGAGGGCGGGGTGCCGGTCTGCCCGGAGGACGCGTCGGAGGACCTCGACCACGTGTCGGTCGTCGACGGCCTCGGGCTCGTCCCGTTCGGGATCGACGTGCACGCGGGGGCCTGGGGGACGCTCGGCCGGGCGGTCGCGGCGGTCACCGCGGGGCACCTCGACCGGGTGCTGGCCGTGGACGAGGACACCGCCGTCACCGTGGTCGACGGCACGGCGACGGTCGTGGGACGCGGGGCGGTGTGGTGGGTGACGCGACGCCCGGGCCGCGACGGGAGCGACGCGAGCGGCGGGACGGACCGTCACGACGTCGGCGTGGTGCGGCTGGTCACGGGGGAGCGCGTCCCGCTCGACCTGTCCTGA
- a CDS encoding DUF3072 domain-containing protein yields MTDAPTDNGNDGTPSGAEKPVEDWATGDEPATGPQLSYLHTLAREAGRDVPDDITKGQASQMIDELQQQTGRGA; encoded by the coding sequence ATGACCGACGCACCCACCGACAACGGCAACGACGGAACCCCGAGCGGGGCCGAGAAGCCCGTCGAGGACTGGGCGACCGGCGACGAGCCGGCCACCGGGCCCCAGCTGTCCTACCTGCACACGCTGGCCCGCGAGGCCGGCCGCGACGTGCCCGACGACATCACCAAGGGACAGGCGTCGCAGATGATCGACGAGCTGCAGCAGCAGACCGGCCGAGGGGCGTAG
- a CDS encoding DUF2630 family protein yields MRDEEILAEIHRIVDDEHRTREAAQRDELTPEQERQEVQRLEVALDRCWDLLRQRRALRSAGEDPDRAETRSEQVVEHYRQ; encoded by the coding sequence GTGCGGGACGAGGAGATCCTCGCCGAGATCCACCGCATCGTCGACGACGAGCACCGCACCCGCGAGGCCGCGCAGCGCGACGAGCTCACCCCGGAGCAGGAGCGGCAGGAGGTGCAGCGCCTCGAGGTCGCCCTCGACCGGTGCTGGGACCTGCTGCGACAGCGCCGCGCCCTGCGCTCGGCCGGTGAGGACCCCGACCGGGCCGAGACGCGCTCGGAGCAGGTCGTGGAGCACTACCGGCAGTGA
- a CDS encoding sulfurtransferase, with the protein MTPSAHGGGAGDPSGSRLPPVVGPGDLAGVEPPPVLVDVRWYLDGRSGADAHAAGHLPGAVFLDLDRWLAAPAGGGGRHPLPDPGTFTEGLAAAGIGDDDHVVAYDDAGGAVAARLVWLLRVTGRSAALLDGGLRSWTGPLQSGSVERARTAPQVRPWPPAAVADAAAAAGSGTVLLDARASERYRGDVEPVDPRAGHVPGARNLPATDLLDDDGRLLPVERLAAAFTGVGAGADADVVASCGSGVTACLLLVAREHAGLPPGRLWPGSFSEWSRDPANQVVTGPSPSA; encoded by the coding sequence GTGACCCCCAGCGCGCACGGCGGCGGAGCCGGTGACCCGTCGGGGTCCCGGCTCCCGCCCGTCGTCGGGCCCGGCGACCTGGCCGGCGTCGAGCCGCCGCCCGTCCTCGTCGACGTGCGCTGGTACCTGGACGGGCGCTCCGGCGCCGACGCCCACGCAGCGGGCCACCTGCCGGGAGCCGTGTTCCTCGACCTCGACCGCTGGCTCGCCGCGCCCGCCGGCGGCGGCGGCCGGCACCCGCTGCCGGACCCCGGGACCTTCACCGAGGGCCTCGCCGCGGCCGGGATCGGCGACGACGACCACGTCGTCGCCTACGACGACGCCGGCGGGGCGGTGGCCGCCCGGCTCGTCTGGCTGCTGCGGGTCACCGGCCGCTCGGCGGCGCTGCTGGACGGCGGGCTGCGTTCGTGGACCGGACCGCTGCAGTCGGGGTCCGTCGAACGGGCCCGCACGGCACCGCAGGTGAGGCCGTGGCCGCCGGCGGCCGTCGCCGACGCCGCGGCCGCCGCCGGCAGCGGCACCGTGCTGCTCGACGCCCGGGCATCCGAGCGGTACCGCGGTGACGTCGAGCCCGTGGACCCGCGCGCCGGTCACGTCCCCGGCGCCCGGAACCTGCCCGCGACGGACCTGCTCGACGACGACGGTCGGCTGCTGCCGGTCGAGCGACTCGCCGCCGCGTTCACGGGTGTCGGCGCCGGCGCCGACGCCGACGTCGTCGCCTCGTGCGGGTCCGGGGTCACCGCGTGCCTGCTCCTCGTGGCCCGTGAGCACGCCGGGCTGCCGCCGGGCAGGCTGTGGCCGGGCTCGTTCTCCGAGTGGTCCCGCGACCCGGCCAACCAGGTCGTCACCGGTCCCTCGCCCAGCGCCTGA
- a CDS encoding aminoacyl-tRNA deacylase: MTGTTEPADQPDGPGDGERRALAAAAALGLRYRVVRHGPVRSLAEAAEARGVTPAAVVKTLVVRRGDDDFLLVLVPGDREISWPDLRGLLGVNRLSMPDAAAARDATGYERGTITPLGSLRAWPVVADASLTGAGEVSIGAGAHGVAVVVDADELLEAVDARVADVTTGPDSPGT, encoded by the coding sequence GTGACGGGTACGACGGAGCCCGCGGACCAGCCGGACGGACCGGGTGACGGCGAGCGGAGGGCCCTGGCGGCGGCGGCCGCGCTCGGGCTGCGCTACCGCGTCGTCCGCCACGGCCCGGTCCGCTCCCTCGCCGAGGCCGCCGAGGCGCGCGGCGTGACGCCTGCGGCGGTGGTCAAGACGCTGGTCGTCCGGCGGGGCGACGACGACTTCCTGCTCGTGCTGGTGCCCGGCGACCGGGAGATCTCGTGGCCGGACCTGCGCGGCCTGCTCGGCGTCAACCGGCTGTCGATGCCGGACGCCGCCGCCGCGCGGGACGCGACCGGCTACGAGCGCGGCACCATCACGCCGCTGGGGTCGCTGCGGGCGTGGCCGGTCGTCGCGGACGCCTCGCTCACCGGGGCCGGTGAGGTCTCGATCGGTGCGGGCGCCCACGGGGTCGCGGTCGTCGTCGACGCCGACGAGCTGCTCGAGGCGGTCGACGCCCGGGTCGCCGACGTCACCACGGGCCCGGACTCGCCGGGCACCTGA
- a CDS encoding MOSC domain-containing protein, which yields MTVTATGDVVGTVAALWRYPVKSTSAGEHVTRVHVSARGLDGDRLWAVRDGDGDGRLGSGKTTRRFRRTEGLLALVSSYDGDVPVLRFPDGRRLRGDDPAVHAALSAYAGRDVRLAVEDDVPHADEGPVHLVTTSTLRHLDAAHGAPVDARHLRPNLLLDTPGSGLVEPGWVGRRLAVGVDLVVQVREPMPRCVMVTSAQDRLDADPDLLRTVTDVADGEAGVVLDVVTPGEVAVGDEVRLADG from the coding sequence GTGACTGTTACTGCGACCGGTGACGTGGTGGGGACGGTCGCCGCGTTGTGGCGCTACCCGGTGAAGTCGACGTCGGCGGGCGAGCACGTGACCCGCGTCCACGTCTCGGCCCGCGGCCTCGACGGCGACCGGCTGTGGGCGGTCCGCGACGGCGACGGCGACGGCCGGCTCGGCAGCGGCAAGACGACACGACGCTTCCGCCGCACCGAGGGCCTGCTCGCCCTCGTGAGCAGCTACGACGGCGACGTGCCGGTGCTGCGGTTCCCGGACGGTCGCCGGCTCCGCGGCGACGACCCTGCCGTGCACGCGGCGCTGTCGGCGTACGCGGGGCGCGACGTGCGGCTCGCGGTGGAGGACGACGTGCCGCACGCCGACGAGGGTCCGGTGCACCTGGTCACCACCTCGACGCTCCGGCACCTCGACGCGGCGCACGGCGCCCCGGTCGACGCCCGCCACCTGCGGCCGAACCTGCTCCTCGACACCCCGGGCAGCGGCCTCGTCGAGCCGGGCTGGGTGGGGCGCCGCCTCGCGGTCGGCGTCGACCTCGTCGTGCAGGTGCGCGAGCCCATGCCCCGGTGCGTCATGGTGACGAGCGCCCAGGACCGTCTGGACGCCGACCCGGACCTGCTGCGCACCGTCACCGACGTGGCCGACGGCGAGGCCGGCGTCGTGCTCGACGTCGTGACCCCCGGTGAGGTCGCGGTCGGCGACGAGGTGCGCCTCGCCGACGGCTGA